Within the Helicobacter ibis genome, the region TATATTTATACATCTGTTGTAAATTTGATTTTAGAGACTACACCTGCGACTTTTATAGATATGGCAAGTAGAAGCGGTGGTATTATTGTATTTATATGTGGAATCTTTGGGTTTTGTGTGATAGGACTAATATTTGCACTAAAAAATAGAAACTTTGCATATATTTATTTGCTTTTGATACCATTTTTACTACTAGGGATTGCCTCATTTAAGCTTGGGGTTAGATTTAGCATGTTTTTAAGCCCAATTATCGCTATTGGCATTGTTTTATTAATAGCATTTTTGTTGCATAAACTTCAAAAATACAAAAACATAATCTTAGGCATGTCAATCATAGCGCTTGGCTTATTTATAGCATGTATGAAATATGAGATTCCACAACCAATTCTATCAAAGAGCGAAATACAAAGTTTGCAAAAGCTACCAATAAAAAATGGAGATATTGCATTTTCTTGGTGGGACTATGGATATGCAATATCATATTTTACGGAATCTATAACACTCCTAGATGGCGGACGACATGCAGGGATAATAAACTATCCAATAGCAGAAATACTGCTAAATACAAATCAAAGATTCGCCAAAAATCTATCAATAAAACTTGCACAAAACATGAAAAGCATGGAAAAGTCGCAATGGAATTTTATATTTACAAACTCACTCAATAACCAAACTCCGCTAGAATACATAAAAACGCTAGAAAATACTAATATCAAAAAAGATTCAAACTATGATATTTTTTGGATTATTCCATATAGAATGATACCTCTAGTTGCAAATATAAATAAATTTAGAAATATCAACCCACAAAATGGAAAAACACTGCAAAATAGTGGAATCTTTAACTTCAAAAACAATGTCTTAACAATCGATGAAACCTACAAAAATAGCAATGTATTACAATGGATATTATTTAACAACAATAAAGAAATGGAATTAATCCTAAAAAATGATAAAATCGTAGTGTATAAAATAAAGGATTAATAAATGTGCGGAATTGCCGGAAGCCTAAATATATCTACAAATAGAGAAAAAATAGAATCCATGCTATATCATAGAGGACCAAATGATAAGGGATTCTTAGAAGAGATGAGCTTGGGGGGAATTTTAAATTTATTTCACTCTCGCCTTAGCATACAAGACTTAAGCACTAGTGCCTCTCAACCTATGCACTATAAGCATTTGAGCATAATTTTTAATGGAGAAATTTACAATCATCTGCACTTAAGAGAAGGCTTGAAGTTTGACTTTAAAACACATAGCGATACAGAGACGATTTTGGCACTATATGATAATTATGGTAGTGAATTTTTAAATATGCTAGATGGAATGTTTGCATTTGTTATATATGATAGATTGAGTCATACTTTATTCATGGCTAGAGATAGAATGGGCAAAAAGCCATTTTTTTTCTACAAAGAAAATGACAAATTCGCATTTGCTAGTGAGCTAAACACACTCCTTAGTATCACTAAGCTAGAGTTAGAGTTAGATAATATAGCTTTCTTTTTAAAGAGTGGATTTTTTTACCATGATGGCACACCATATAAGCATACGCACTCAATTCCAAATGGATACTATGGGATATATGACTTAAAGAGCCATGTCTTAGAATTTCATCAATATTTTGATTTAGCAAGATATTATGAAATAGATAAAATAAATGATGAAAATGAAGTCCTAGAAAACTGCGAATCAATACTAAAAGAAAGCATAAAAAACAGACTTGTATCATCAGATATAGAAGTTGGTGCATTTTTAAGTGGTGGGATTGATAGCTCACTAATAGTAGCAATAGCATCAAATCTAAATCCAAATTTAAAAACATTTACAATTTCATTTGAAGATTCTTATGATGAATCTCATCTAGCACAGCTAACAGCAAACAAATATAACACAGACCACAAAACAATAAAAATAAGCACAAATCTAAAAGATGATATAGAAACAATTTTACAAAATTACGGAAGACCATTTTTTGATAGCAGTGCTATACCTAGCTATTATGTAGCAAAAGAGGCAAAAAAGCATCTAAGCGTGATTCTAACAGGAGATGGTGCAGATGAATTATTTGGAGGATATAGACGATATGTAGGGCATCTGCTAATGCCAAAGGTATCATATCTAGCACCTATAAGCAAATTTTTGCCAAAACCAAGCAAAAAAGCTTCTTTTTATACATATTTCTATCGCCTTATGGAAATGGCAAAATACTATTATAAAAACCCAAGTAAATACTACCTAAAATCTACCACCGATATATTTGACATGAATCTATCAAGCAATATGCTAGAAAAATTTAGCAATGAAGTAGAAGATATATTTAACTCAAATCTAACCCCGCTATCAAAAATGCTTCTATTAGATTCAAAAAACATACTACTTAGCGATTTATTACCAAAAATGGACATAGCAACAATGGCACATTCACTAGAGGCAAGAAGTCCATTTCTTTCAAAGATGTTTGTAGAATTCGCACCAAGAATCAATGATGATTTCAAAATAAGAGGCAGAGAGACAAAATATATCCTTAGAATCCTAGCTCAAAAATATTTGCCAAAAGAAATCTTTAATGCACCAAAGAGAGGCTTTGAAGTGCCACTTAAAAAATGGGTAAATAAAGACCTAAAAGACAATATCTTAGATTCTCTAACAAATCCAAAAATATCTAATAATTTTCTATCACAAGGAGAGATTTTATCGCTTTGTAACAACACACAAAATTATGGAGAGGAAAAAAGAGCCAAAATGCTATGGAATCTATACGCATTAGAAGTGTGGTATAAAGGATATATAAGTCAATAGTTTTGTTTACAGATACTTCCTTTATTATATGAACAGGTAGCAGACTTTTTATAAAAAGTCCTAAATACCAAACCCAAGAGTTTGGCATTTATTTATCTTGCTACTATTGTTAGGATTCTGCCTCCACGATTTATAATCATTCTCTTTGCTTGTCCTTTATAGCGATTCATTACATCATTAAAGTCTTTTGTATCTTTTATCATGTAGCTTTCAACTTGAGCTATTATATCTCCCTCGACAAATCCAATTTCATCCGCCTTACTACCTTGATCAACATTTACTACAAACACACCTGCTATATTGCTTGGGATTCCATATTTGGCCTTTATATCAGCACTTAGAGTTGTTACATCAAGCCCCTTGATTCCACCAGATACGACACTGCCATCGCTACCACTTGGAGCTTTGCTTAGCACTATTGTTGTTTTATACTCTCTTTTATCTCTTGTATATGTGAGTGTGATTTTATCATTTGGGCTAAATGTTCCTACTACATTTTTAAGATCTGCTGCACCTTTAATTGCCCTGTTGTTAATATGAGTTATTAAATCCCATACTTTTAATCCAGCTTTACTAGCGGGAGATTTATCATCAATAGCTAAAACAACTGCACCGCTTTGATTTTGATACATATCTTTTAAATCACTATTTATATCTTGTATGCTAACCCCAAGATAACCTCGCTCTATTACACCATCTTCTATTAGTGCCTTTGATACTTTTTTTACCATTTCAGAAGGTATGGCAAATCCTATACCATGATTCCCGCCAGTTCTTGAAAGTATCGCTGTGTTTATTCCTATTAGTCCGCCTCTGCTATCAACTAATGCACCACCACTATTTCCGGGATTAATTGAAGCATCAGTTTGAATGAAATTTTCATAATCATTGATTCCTATACCAGATTTATTTAGAGCAGAAATTATCCCTTGAGTTACGCTCTCACCTACCCCAAATGGATTGCCTATTGCAAAAACTACATCGCCAACTTGCAAATCACTGCTTGAGGCAAACTTTAAAAATGGAAGATTCTTAGCATTTATCTTAACAATTGCAAGATCGCTTTTTTCATCTTTTCCTATCAATTTTGCTTCATATTCTTTATTGCTCTCTGGCAATGATACTAGAATCTTATCTGCACCATCTATTACATGATTATTCGTTACAACATATCCATCACTAGAGATGATAACCCCACTTCCAAGGCTTCTCTCAATCCTATCCTTTGGTACTATAGAACCAAAAGCATCACCAAAGAACTGCCTAAAAAATGGATCATTTAAGAGTGGGTGTCCTTGTATGTTTGGTGCTTTTACTTTTTTTTGGGTTGATATATTTACAACTGCATTTTTTGCATCTTTAATTGAATTATAATATGAGTAGATTCTATTTTGAGATACATCAGGCATCTCACGAGAGCTTACAGGAGGTAGCTCGCTAACTTCAAATGCATGCACATTAGAAGCTAACAACGCACCTAAGAGTAAATTTCTAATCTTCATCATTTCTCCTTTTACAAAGTGTAATTTATATTATTTCAGAAAAATGTAAATAAAAAAATAATGAAGTTAGATTTTTATAAATTTTAGTTTTGTTTATATAATTTTTCTTCTATATTGATATAGAACTCTGCTATTTCTCCATATGCCTTCTCCCAGGCTTCCATTATTTCATCTGTTGCCGCATCTTGTAAGACTTCTTTAATGGCTATTAAAAGACACTCACCAACTAAAGGATAGTGCTCCTTAGTTACATTTAATTCAACATGAATCTTGCCTATTTTTTCAACACTCTTCCTAATGTTTTCTAAATTATCAATATTCATAGCAGCATTTAAAACCGCAGCAGCCAATGCCTTTGGCTGTTTTCCATTTTTTTGCTTTTCCATATCAAACATACTTTGCACTTGTGGATATCTTGTAAAAAGTTCTCTATAAAATACCTTTGTAATATCCTCACCACAATTTTTTAATGCCGGGATTGTAGATTTTATTATTTCTATTGTTTTTGAATCAAGCATTTATTCTCCTTAAGTTTAAAATATGAATTGTATAGTGATAGAAAAAATATTGCATTGATTTATGTTAAGTTCTTAGTGAGTCTATTTCTTGTTGCAATACTTTTGTTTCTGCTAGGAGTGTTTTTTCTTGGTTTTGCTTTTGTTTATATGTTATTTGAATCTCTTTTATCTCTGCTTGTTTGATTTTTATATCATTTCTTAATGCTTCTAGTGT harbors:
- a CDS encoding globin domain-containing protein, which translates into the protein MLDSKTIEIIKSTIPALKNCGEDITKVFYRELFTRYPQVQSMFDMEKQKNGKQPKALAAAVLNAAMNIDNLENIRKSVEKIGKIHVELNVTKEHYPLVGECLLIAIKEVLQDAATDEIMEAWEKAYGEIAEFYINIEEKLYKQN
- a CDS encoding STT3 domain-containing protein — translated: MKGRNTEKEKQEEALNSQRDKKDSILESFFSKHKDAYLHCLFIFTICFVYFLFQYLEFYKFAQNPQNFINDTLILTSYDSYYYAKFAKEFALSNIKEQLSLLSSIPPLSILGGILSAIFKETAFTYSSVVFGVIFGIIMYVCILQILQFTNTESTTQNKILALIGSMLSLLAPHYFQRTIIGYFDTDMLILSLPLLSILFLWKYILQGRSYSLLAFGIFSIASINWHNGISSILLSSFMLYLLYATIKKELQLDIISVFLIALTPFSYSFVALFIVFVLKKYKYLILVISIIYAYYFGLFNPIISQVNAYLFGEIQHSNSYIYTSVVNLILETTPATFIDMASRSGGIIVFICGIFGFCVIGLIFALKNRNFAYIYLLLIPFLLLGIASFKLGVRFSMFLSPIIAIGIVLLIAFLLHKLQKYKNIILGMSIIALGLFIACMKYEIPQPILSKSEIQSLQKLPIKNGDIAFSWWDYGYAISYFTESITLLDGGRHAGIINYPIAEILLNTNQRFAKNLSIKLAQNMKSMEKSQWNFIFTNSLNNQTPLEYIKTLENTNIKKDSNYDIFWIIPYRMIPLVANINKFRNINPQNGKTLQNSGIFNFKNNVLTIDETYKNSNVLQWILFNNNKEMELILKNDKIVVYKIKD
- a CDS encoding Do family serine endopeptidase, encoding MKIRNLLLGALLASNVHAFEVSELPPVSSREMPDVSQNRIYSYYNSIKDAKNAVVNISTQKKVKAPNIQGHPLLNDPFFRQFFGDAFGSIVPKDRIERSLGSGVIISSDGYVVTNNHVIDGADKILVSLPESNKEYEAKLIGKDEKSDLAIVKINAKNLPFLKFASSSDLQVGDVVFAIGNPFGVGESVTQGIISALNKSGIGINDYENFIQTDASINPGNSGGALVDSRGGLIGINTAILSRTGGNHGIGFAIPSEMVKKVSKALIEDGVIERGYLGVSIQDINSDLKDMYQNQSGAVVLAIDDKSPASKAGLKVWDLITHINNRAIKGAADLKNVVGTFSPNDKITLTYTRDKREYKTTIVLSKAPSGSDGSVVSGGIKGLDVTTLSADIKAKYGIPSNIAGVFVVNVDQGSKADEIGFVEGDIIAQVESYMIKDTKDFNDVMNRYKGQAKRMIINRGGRILTIVAR
- the asnB gene encoding asparagine synthase (glutamine-hydrolyzing) — encoded protein: MCGIAGSLNISTNREKIESMLYHRGPNDKGFLEEMSLGGILNLFHSRLSIQDLSTSASQPMHYKHLSIIFNGEIYNHLHLREGLKFDFKTHSDTETILALYDNYGSEFLNMLDGMFAFVIYDRLSHTLFMARDRMGKKPFFFYKENDKFAFASELNTLLSITKLELELDNIAFFLKSGFFYHDGTPYKHTHSIPNGYYGIYDLKSHVLEFHQYFDLARYYEIDKINDENEVLENCESILKESIKNRLVSSDIEVGAFLSGGIDSSLIVAIASNLNPNLKTFTISFEDSYDESHLAQLTANKYNTDHKTIKISTNLKDDIETILQNYGRPFFDSSAIPSYYVAKEAKKHLSVILTGDGADELFGGYRRYVGHLLMPKVSYLAPISKFLPKPSKKASFYTYFYRLMEMAKYYYKNPSKYYLKSTTDIFDMNLSSNMLEKFSNEVEDIFNSNLTPLSKMLLLDSKNILLSDLLPKMDIATMAHSLEARSPFLSKMFVEFAPRINDDFKIRGRETKYILRILAQKYLPKEIFNAPKRGFEVPLKKWVNKDLKDNILDSLTNPKISNNFLSQGEILSLCNNTQNYGEEKRAKMLWNLYALEVWYKGYISQ